The Rhipicephalus microplus isolate Deutch F79 unplaced genomic scaffold, USDA_Rmic scaffold_14, whole genome shotgun sequence genome contains a region encoding:
- the LOC142784483 gene encoding uncharacterized protein LOC142784483: MHAMQSLFNENDEIGLDKLKKRAKTLTGALGFQKLSKAIDSCKKLSLDLFFSAKTHKIDCPLRVIVTERGTWQKSVALFLQEKLKHITIDDPFLVKNSDAVIDIIGRTNTGLQAMSVDIKDLYYSLPHDQLLKCVEESIDRLGSSAFQTRTGIHNSSLLELLGFYLKATFVSWEDKNYLQESGICIGSCLAPILSDIFLAHHDRVLSNKLDDSVVFKVCRFVDDYLVLLKCDSQNFQNVSSDVLTVFRECLKPLVLTHESPTNNNLKFLDLKLLLDSRHVCWMYEPRSGKPLLPFSSAHSKLVKRGIANLCLVNALKKSCPHMVHHSFALQVERLTKAGYPAHVLVSVAEKLVTVLKRGDKPDKRNSGKKSRPVVLPYVHDVSHRLKKIARDANVFVVFSAPEKLQRLCKRVNAPRANSASCSVAHRTRYVPCAVGVVYLIPLTCGCIYVGQTGRCINDRLREHRNNVHNVVQGHLGIHCRDCGCTPLFDQCSILARHRDQLTREIIEAEKIHLLGDKCVSTSSIALSQAERDYLARL; the protein is encoded by the coding sequence ATGCATGCAATGCAGTCTCTTTTCAACGAGAATGATGAGATTGGTCTGGATAAGCTTAAGAAGCGTGCAAAAACTCTTACCGGGGCCCTGGGGTTTCAGAAGCTTTCGAAGGCGATAGATAgttgcaaaaagcttagccttgacctgttcttttctgcgaaaactcacaaaattgactgcccattgcgggtcattgtaacagaaagggggacctggcaaaagtctgtagcacttttcttgcaggaaaagctaaaacacataacaatagacgatccttttttggtcaagaactctgacgctgttattgacattattggacgaactaacacaggactccaggcaatgtctgtagatattaaggacttgtattactctttgccgcatgaccaactactaaaatgtgtagaggaatccatagacagGTTAGGATCATCAGCGTTTCAAACGCGTACTGGAATTCACAACAGCAGCTTATTAGAATTACTCGGTTTTTATTTGAAGGCCACCTTTGTATCATGGGAGGACAAAAACTACTTGCAAGAAAGTGgaatatgtattggttcatgtttggcacccattcttagtgacatatttctagcacatcatgatcgtgtcttgtcaaacaagcttgacgactctgtagtttttaaagtttgccgttttgttgatgattacttagtgttgttgaaatgcgatagtcaaaacTTTCAGAAcgtttcctctgacgtgttgactgttttccgggagtgcctgaaaccactagttctaacccatgaatcacccactaataacaacctgaagtttctagatttgaagcttttgttagactcccgacatgtttgctggatgtatgagccaaggagcggcaagcctcttctgcctttcagctcagctcactctaaattggtcaagcggggcatcgctaacctctgccttgtcaatgccttaaagaagtcatgcccccacatggtacaccacagctttgctctacaagtagagcggcttaccaaagctggttaccccgcgcatgttctcgtttcggtggcggaaaagctggtcactgtcttgaagcgaggcgacaaaccggataagcgaaacagtggcaaaaagagccggcctgtcgtactgccttacgtgcacgacgtatcacacaggctaaaaaagattgctcgagacgccaacgtttttgtggttttttctgccccggaaaaattgcagaggctttgcaaacgggtcaatgcacctcgtgcaaattctgcctcgtgctctgtcgcgcacaggacacgctacgtcccatgcgcagtgggagtcgtttacttgattccactgacgtgtgggtgcatctatgtcgggcaaaccggcaggtgcataaatgaccgcctccgagaacaccgaaacaatgtgcacaatgtggtacaagggcatcttggcattcattgccgagattgtgggtgcacacctctctttgatcagtgctccatattggcaaggcacagggatcagcttacccgagaaattattgaagccgaaaaaatacacttgctaggagataaatgtgtaagcacatcatcgattgctttatcacaggctgaacgtgattacctagctcggctttga